In Candidatus Neomarinimicrobiota bacterium, one DNA window encodes the following:
- a CDS encoding tetratricopeptide repeat protein has protein sequence MRLNMFMRTVTLLLVATLFYGCPSEELTSARLYVKEQNWVKAEEMLAAAIEVTPEEPEPYFLMGKEVYARNGEWSKMNEMFNKAMELGETYKLPDGQSLLAAIETWRTFYWSREYNKGADNFNLAIKAEDTAEKEGYFRLAIEGFSTAKDIRPDEPGSYKNLVFCYIQLNDSKKLESTLNEALNVNPEDPDLLFTAGKVFKDAGKVFKDNEEFDKANEEFDKAIDYLERGLKINSGSAIGARYLADAYYEMDDMDGAVFAYTKAIRSDPDNPDLHFNLGVLYLQLGDFEMTEEEFQQVLKINPDDTQAAIGIGDAYQGMERWEDAEYYYSRALRSDPDNPTLLRNLGVVIYRQGRMEEGQEYLNKAKGER, from the coding sequence ATGCGCTTGAATATGTTTATGAGGACTGTTACTCTGCTGCTTGTGGCAACACTGTTCTACGGTTGTCCCAGTGAAGAACTCACTTCAGCCAGACTTTATGTAAAAGAACAGAATTGGGTAAAAGCGGAAGAAATGCTCGCAGCTGCCATAGAGGTGACCCCAGAAGAGCCTGAACCTTACTTCCTCATGGGTAAGGAGGTCTACGCCCGGAACGGTGAGTGGAGCAAGATGAATGAAATGTTTAATAAAGCCATGGAACTCGGTGAAACCTATAAACTACCCGATGGTCAATCTCTTCTTGCGGCTATTGAAACATGGCGTACTTTTTACTGGAGCCGCGAGTATAATAAAGGGGCCGACAATTTCAACCTTGCCATTAAAGCCGAAGATACCGCTGAAAAAGAAGGTTATTTTCGTTTAGCCATTGAAGGTTTTAGCACGGCAAAAGATATCAGGCCCGATGAACCTGGCAGCTACAAAAACCTTGTCTTTTGCTACATCCAGCTAAACGACAGTAAGAAGCTGGAGTCCACACTGAATGAAGCCCTTAATGTGAACCCGGAAGACCCCGATCTTCTTTTCACTGCCGGTAAAGTATTTAAGGATGCCGGTAAAGTATTTAAGGATAATGAGGAGTTTGACAAAGCAAATGAGGAGTTTGACAAAGCAATAGATTATCTGGAGCGGGGATTAAAGATCAATTCCGGAAGTGCTATTGGTGCCCGTTATCTTGCCGATGCTTATTATGAAATGGATGACATGGATGGGGCCGTATTTGCTTATACAAAGGCTATCAGATCCGACCCCGATAATCCTGACTTACATTTCAATCTGGGCGTTCTTTATCTTCAACTTGGCGATTTTGAGATGACCGAAGAAGAGTTTCAGCAAGTTCTCAAGATTAACCCAGATGATACTCAAGCGGCCATTGGAATTGGCGATGCTTACCAAGGGATGGAGCGTTGGGAAGATGCTGAGTATTATTATAGCCGGGCACTCCGCTCAGACCCTGACAACCCAACGCTACTTAGAAACCTGGGCGTGGTTATCTACAGGCAGGGGCGAATGGAAGAAGGTCAGGAGTATCTGAATAAGGCTAAGGGTGAAAGATAG
- a CDS encoding DUF58 domain-containing protein: MVARLDNMALRARLVVEGYLIGLHKSPYHGFSVEFTEHRAYGPGDEIRHLDWKLYGKTDRYYIKQYEEETNLRSYILLDVSKSMTFSSQTVSKLDYGSYLTAALTYLMLNQRDAVSLTIFDEKTRGHVPPRSTQGHLNSVLARLEQIKPGNDTRIAPTLHELADKIKKRGLVILISDLLDDPEEVLSGLKHFRHRKHEVIVFHLTDPRETDLNFSLRTRFRDLETGEEITTEPWQIRAAYKRVVEKFQSTYKKEMRKRNIDYVPIQTDQALDLALTHYLTKRRTIA; this comes from the coding sequence ATGGTGGCGCGGCTTGACAATATGGCGCTCCGTGCAAGACTTGTTGTGGAGGGCTATCTCATTGGATTGCACAAAAGCCCTTATCACGGATTCAGCGTTGAATTTACAGAGCACCGTGCCTATGGTCCCGGTGATGAAATTCGCCATCTGGACTGGAAACTTTACGGCAAGACAGACCGCTACTATATCAAACAGTATGAGGAAGAGACAAATCTGAGATCTTACATCCTCTTGGATGTCAGTAAGTCAATGACCTTCTCCAGCCAGACTGTCTCCAAGCTTGATTACGGGAGCTACCTCACCGCTGCACTGACCTATCTCATGCTCAATCAGCGGGATGCTGTCTCACTGACGATTTTTGATGAAAAGACACGGGGGCATGTACCCCCACGCTCCACTCAGGGCCATCTCAACTCTGTGTTGGCAAGATTGGAGCAGATAAAACCGGGCAACGATACGCGCATCGCTCCCACACTTCACGAGCTGGCGGATAAAATCAAAAAAAGGGGGCTCGTGATCCTGATCTCAGACCTTTTGGACGATCCGGAGGAGGTATTGTCAGGTTTGAAGCACTTTCGTCACCGCAAGCACGAAGTGATTGTCTTTCATCTGACAGATCCCCGGGAGACAGACCTCAACTTTTCTCTGAGAACTCGATTCCGAGACCTGGAAACAGGAGAAGAAATCACCACTGAACCGTGGCAGATTCGAGCGGCGTACAAACGGGTGGTTGAAAAATTTCAGTCTACTTATAAAAAAGAAATGAGGAAGCGAAATATCGACTATGTCCCGATCCAGACAGACCAGGCATTGGACCTGGCTTTAACGCACTATCTAACTAAACGAAGGACAATAGCCTAA
- a CDS encoding AAA family ATPase: MVKKDDIKLVDQLRESRDAISAELSKRIIGQHEIIEHILITLFCQGHALIIGVPGLAKTLLIKSVAEILELKFSRIQFTPDLMPSDITGTEILEEDHATGKRKFKFFQGPLFANIILADEINRTPPKTQAALLEAMQEHKVTAAGISYTLDEPFLVLATQNPIEQEGTYPLPEAQLDRFMFSLNITYPSREDEIEIVKSTTSGSNESLKSTITKDDILTFQSLVRRVPVADNVVEFAVDLASKTRPEDGAPQFISDWLEWGAGPRASQYLILGAKAKAILDGRPTPDISDVITMAKPVLRHRIITNFNAEADGVNADQVLDQLIQKSA; this comes from the coding sequence ATGGTAAAAAAAGACGATATTAAACTGGTTGACCAACTTCGCGAATCACGCGATGCAATATCTGCTGAGCTCAGTAAACGGATCATCGGTCAGCACGAGATCATTGAACATATTCTTATAACGCTGTTTTGCCAGGGACACGCACTGATCATCGGTGTTCCAGGTCTGGCGAAAACGCTTCTCATCAAATCGGTGGCAGAGATTCTCGAACTAAAATTCAGTCGTATTCAGTTTACCCCTGACCTGATGCCTTCAGATATCACCGGTACAGAAATTCTTGAAGAAGATCACGCCACCGGCAAACGGAAATTCAAGTTTTTTCAAGGACCTCTTTTCGCCAACATAATCCTCGCTGATGAGATCAACCGCACGCCGCCGAAGACGCAGGCAGCCCTTCTTGAAGCGATGCAGGAACACAAAGTGACGGCAGCAGGTATCTCCTACACTTTAGATGAACCGTTTCTTGTCCTGGCTACTCAGAACCCCATCGAACAGGAAGGCACATACCCCCTCCCGGAGGCACAACTGGACCGTTTTATGTTCAGCCTCAACATTACCTATCCGTCTCGAGAGGATGAAATCGAGATTGTCAAATCGACAACTTCCGGTTCTAATGAATCACTGAAATCGACAATAACCAAAGATGACATTCTCACTTTTCAGTCTCTTGTACGTCGGGTGCCTGTTGCTGACAACGTAGTGGAGTTTGCCGTCGATCTCGCATCCAAAACCCGCCCTGAAGACGGTGCCCCTCAGTTCATCAGCGACTGGCTGGAATGGGGTGCGGGCCCCAGAGCATCTCAATACCTGATTCTCGGCGCAAAGGCGAAGGCGATCTTGGATGGACGACCTACACCGGATATTTCAGACGTCATTACCATGGCGAAACCTGTTCTCCGTCACCGCATCATTACAAACTTCAATGCCGAAGCCGATGGTGTTAATGCGGATCAGGTATTAGATCAGCTGATCCAAAAGTCAGCCTAA
- a CDS encoding purine-nucleoside phosphorylase, with protein MTVSLEKIVSHVKGRASVLPTTAVVLGSGLGHMAKNVEDAVKVPYGDIPCYPEPSVEGHSGELILGHLMGEKVVMASGRFHLYEGWDLETVTLPIKLFHELGVKNLILTNSAGSVREENGPGTLMAITAHLDFTFRESTAMPSIVNEDRYHNAEMLHIARKSADRNGIDLREGVYAWALGPSYETPAEIDLIRKLGGHAVGMSTVPEIRAASKLGMKILTISCLTNYAAGVVEAPITHEEVIESAAEAGERFGLLLSSIIEHLGEKE; from the coding sequence ATGACAGTTTCTCTCGAAAAAATAGTTAGTCATGTTAAAGGCCGAGCTAGTGTATTACCCACAACAGCTGTTGTTCTTGGTTCTGGATTAGGTCATATGGCGAAGAACGTCGAGGATGCAGTCAAGGTTCCCTACGGTGACATTCCCTGCTACCCCGAACCTTCAGTTGAAGGTCACTCAGGCGAGCTGATTCTTGGTCATCTAATGGGCGAAAAAGTGGTCATGGCCAGCGGCCGTTTCCATCTGTATGAAGGGTGGGACCTAGAAACTGTTACCCTTCCGATTAAGCTCTTTCATGAACTGGGAGTTAAGAACCTCATTCTCACCAATTCAGCTGGTTCCGTTCGGGAGGAAAACGGTCCTGGGACGCTTATGGCAATTACGGCTCACCTGGACTTCACATTTCGGGAAAGTACCGCCATGCCTTCAATCGTTAATGAAGACCGATACCACAATGCTGAGATGCTCCATATTGCCAGAAAATCGGCCGATAGGAACGGTATTGACCTTAGAGAGGGTGTTTACGCCTGGGCGTTGGGACCATCCTATGAAACGCCGGCTGAGATTGATTTGATAAGGAAACTGGGCGGCCATGCTGTTGGGATGTCTACCGTGCCTGAGATACGAGCTGCGAGCAAGTTGGGAATGAAGATTCTCACCATCTCATGCCTCACAAATTATGCAGCCGGTGTGGTGGAAGCACCTATTACCCATGAAGAAGTTATTGAGAGCGCAGCCGAAGCCGGTGAAAGGTTTGGTTTGCTTCTATCCTCGATTATTGAACATTTAGGAGAGAAAGAATGA
- a CDS encoding amidohydrolase, which translates to MNITLRPEIEAMRGEIIENRRHLHQHPELGLQEHETAKFINEKLNKLGLEVSTGVGKTGVVALLKGGGGPCIGLRADMDALPIQETGDVEYKSINDDVMHACGHDGHVAMLIGAAKALSEKKDQLKGTVKFIFQPAEEGLGGARYMINDGVLENPKVDEVYGIHLWNYQSFGTVGVQTGPVLAAADEFTITVKGKGGHGAAPHGTVDAVVVASYLVTTLQTIVSRNTNPLESTALTVGMIEGGYNYNIIADEVVLKGTARAYTEENRKMIYDRLHEICSGIGTTYGALIEVDYHDGYPPTVNTEAESEKVSLAARGVVGESVQPPYLTMGGEDMSYYLQEVPGCFFFVGSAPDGPRVPHHCSHFDINEEALLVGSSIWVQLVEDVLT; encoded by the coding sequence ATGAACATCACGTTGAGACCAGAAATTGAAGCTATGAGGGGAGAAATTATTGAAAACAGGAGACACCTTCATCAACATCCTGAATTGGGACTCCAGGAGCATGAGACAGCCAAATTCATCAATGAAAAGCTGAATAAATTGGGTTTGGAGGTCTCCACCGGTGTTGGCAAAACTGGCGTGGTGGCTCTATTGAAGGGTGGTGGCGGACCTTGTATCGGTCTTAGGGCGGACATGGATGCCTTACCAATACAGGAGACCGGTGATGTGGAATACAAATCGATTAATGACGATGTCATGCATGCTTGCGGTCACGATGGTCATGTGGCCATGTTGATTGGTGCTGCGAAAGCGCTTTCGGAAAAAAAGGATCAGTTAAAGGGAACTGTAAAGTTTATCTTCCAGCCTGCGGAAGAGGGTCTCGGGGGAGCTCGATATATGATCAACGACGGCGTCCTGGAAAATCCCAAAGTTGATGAGGTGTACGGTATTCATTTGTGGAACTATCAGTCCTTTGGGACGGTAGGGGTCCAAACTGGTCCCGTTCTAGCTGCCGCAGATGAATTCACCATCACTGTAAAGGGGAAGGGGGGGCACGGCGCCGCTCCTCATGGGACTGTGGATGCAGTGGTTGTCGCTTCATACTTGGTCACAACACTTCAGACAATTGTGAGCCGAAACACCAATCCCTTGGAATCTACAGCGCTGACTGTGGGTATGATAGAGGGTGGTTACAACTATAATATCATCGCTGATGAAGTGGTGCTGAAGGGAACAGCTCGTGCCTATACGGAAGAGAACAGAAAAATGATATATGACCGCCTCCATGAAATTTGTTCTGGAATCGGCACCACATACGGTGCTTTGATCGAGGTCGACTATCACGACGGCTATCCCCCCACGGTAAACACCGAAGCGGAAAGCGAAAAGGTGTCGCTGGCAGCAAGGGGAGTGGTAGGCGAAAGTGTTCAACCACCCTATCTCACCATGGGTGGAGAAGATATGTCCTACTATCTACAGGAAGTACCGGGGTGTTTCTTCTTTGTCGGTTCGGCACCGGACGGACCTCGCGTTCCACACCACTGCTCACATTTTGATATTAACGAAGAAGCGTTGTTGGTAGGGAGCTCTATTTGGGTACAGTTGGTGGAGGACGTTCTTACTTAG
- a CDS encoding pyridoxal-phosphate dependent enzyme yields the protein MKQAPNLDDILAAAKRILPYAHKTPVLTCAAINEMTNSNIYFKCENFQKVGAFKFRGACNTIFSLSDEEAKRGVGTHSSGNHAAAVALAAKMRGIKAHVVMPKNAPDIKKKAVMGYGAEITFCEPTLEERETTLDSVIEKTGAVEIHPFDDPLVIAGQGTAALELMNEIDDLDAILAPVGGGGLICGTAIAVAGMGNAVSVFAAEPKNADDAFQSFKSGKFVPQTNPDTIADGLLTSLSELTLSIIIEHVSDIFIVTEEEIITAMRRVWERMKIIIEPSSAVPVGAVLNQKNGLTGKKVGVILTGGNVDLEKLRWS from the coding sequence ATGAAACAAGCACCCAATCTGGATGATATCCTTGCTGCTGCCAAGAGGATATTACCTTATGCCCACAAAACACCTGTCCTTACTTGCGCGGCTATCAATGAAATGACCAATTCGAATATTTATTTTAAATGTGAGAATTTTCAGAAAGTTGGTGCCTTCAAATTCAGGGGGGCCTGTAACACTATTTTTTCCTTATCCGATGAAGAAGCAAAACGAGGTGTTGGGACTCACTCCTCAGGTAATCACGCTGCTGCCGTGGCCTTGGCTGCAAAAATGCGAGGTATAAAAGCTCACGTAGTCATGCCTAAGAATGCGCCGGATATAAAAAAGAAAGCGGTGATGGGGTACGGAGCTGAGATCACCTTTTGCGAACCGACTCTTGAAGAGCGGGAAACGACCCTCGATTCCGTTATTGAAAAAACCGGAGCCGTTGAGATTCACCCATTTGATGATCCTCTCGTCATTGCCGGGCAGGGAACGGCGGCTTTGGAACTGATGAATGAGATAGACGATCTGGATGCAATCCTTGCTCCTGTGGGTGGTGGTGGGCTCATCTGTGGTACAGCCATCGCCGTGGCTGGCATGGGTAATGCGGTTTCAGTCTTCGCAGCCGAACCGAAAAATGCCGACGACGCCTTCCAGTCATTTAAATCGGGGAAGTTTGTTCCACAAACCAATCCTGACACCATCGCCGACGGCCTCCTGACTTCGTTGAGCGAATTGACACTTTCCATCATCATAGAGCACGTAAGCGATATTTTCATAGTCACTGAGGAGGAGATTATTACTGCCATGCGAAGGGTGTGGGAAAGAATGAAGATCATTATCGAACCCTCCTCTGCTGTACCGGTAGGAGCGGTGCTTAATCAGAAGAACGGTCTGACAGGAAAAAAGGTGGGTGTCATCCTTACGGGTGGGAATGTGGATTTGGAGAAGTTGCGGTGGTCATGA